Proteins co-encoded in one Stomoxys calcitrans chromosome 5, idStoCalc2.1, whole genome shotgun sequence genomic window:
- the LOC106084333 gene encoding enoyl-CoA hydratase domain-containing protein 3, mitochondrial isoform X2 encodes MLNSLRTSFAKPAVGCSKLYFHIGSCTRAAHQFTEVTQCDGVREICLNEPKTRNSLSMDMMNSILDALTKDWQSKELRSIVLTAKGNIWSAGHNLKELVPEKGPTYQTEVFSKLTEIILNIRKAPVPIIAKVNGLAAAAGCQLVASCDMIIASENSKFSTPGANFGVFCSTPGIAISRVMPRPQAAYMVMTGLPLTAQEAFSAGLVSRVVPENELDSEVGRITDAIKHKSRSVIALGKEFYYKQLNLSVEEAYRLGAQKMTENLSLSDSQEGLRSFVEKRKPQWKHE; translated from the exons atgttaaattcttTAAGAACATCATTTGCAAAG CCTGCTGTTGGGTGTTCCAAATTATATTTCCATATTGGCTCCTGTACCAGAGCTGCTCATCAATTCACGGAAGTTACACAATGCGATGGAGTGCGAGAAATTTGTCTAAATGAACCAAAAACACGCAATTCTCTATCAATGGACATGATGAATTCCATACTGGATGCCTTGACAAAAGACTGGCAAAGCAAAGAGCTGCGTTCCATAGTTTTGACTGCCAAGGGAAACATTTGGTCAGCAGGTCATAATCTTAAGGAATTGGTGCCGGAAAAAGGTCCCACCTATCAAACCGAAGTTTTTAGTAAATTAACTGAGATTATACTAAACATACGCAAAGCTCCTGTTCCCATAATAGCAAAGGTAAATGGTTTGGCTGCTGCGGCCGGTTGCCAGCTGGTGGCCTCGTGTGACATGATAATAGCATCGGAAAATAGTAAATTTTCTACTCCGGGAGCCAATTTTGGTGTATTTTGCTCTACACCAGGCATAGCAATATCACGTGTAATGCCCAGACCTCAAGCAGCCTATATGGTTATGACCGGATTACCGTTAACCGCCCAAGAGGCATTTAGTGCAG GCTTGGTTAGCCGTGTGGTACCTGAGAATGAATTGGATTCTGAGGTTGGACGCATAACCGATGCCATCAAACATAAAAGTCGTTCTGTTATTGCATTGGGCAAAGAGTTTTACTATAAACAACTGAATTTATCTGTAGAAGAAGCCTACAGACTGGGTGCTCAA AAAATGACTGAAAATCTGAGTCTGAGCGATTCTCAAGAAGGTCTTCGTAGTTTTGTGGAAAAACGTAAACCTCAATGGAAACATGAATAA
- the LOC106084333 gene encoding enoyl-CoA hydratase domain-containing protein 3, mitochondrial isoform X3: MLSHRFLLNRPAVGCSKLYFHIGSCTRAAHQFTEVTQCDGVREICLNEPKTRNSLSMDMMNSILDALTKDWQSKELRSIVLTAKGNIWSAGHNLKELVPEKGPTYQTEVFSKLTEIILNIRKAPVPIIAKVNGLAAAAGCQLVASCDMIIASENSKFSTPGANFGVFCSTPGIAISRVMPRPQAAYMVMTGLPLTAQEAFSAGLVSRVVPENELDSEVGRITDAIKHKSRSVIALGKEFYYKQLNLSVEEAYRLGAQKMTENLSLSDSQEGLRSFVEKRKPQWKHE, from the exons ATGCTAAGTCATCGGTTTTTATTAAATAGG CCTGCTGTTGGGTGTTCCAAATTATATTTCCATATTGGCTCCTGTACCAGAGCTGCTCATCAATTCACGGAAGTTACACAATGCGATGGAGTGCGAGAAATTTGTCTAAATGAACCAAAAACACGCAATTCTCTATCAATGGACATGATGAATTCCATACTGGATGCCTTGACAAAAGACTGGCAAAGCAAAGAGCTGCGTTCCATAGTTTTGACTGCCAAGGGAAACATTTGGTCAGCAGGTCATAATCTTAAGGAATTGGTGCCGGAAAAAGGTCCCACCTATCAAACCGAAGTTTTTAGTAAATTAACTGAGATTATACTAAACATACGCAAAGCTCCTGTTCCCATAATAGCAAAGGTAAATGGTTTGGCTGCTGCGGCCGGTTGCCAGCTGGTGGCCTCGTGTGACATGATAATAGCATCGGAAAATAGTAAATTTTCTACTCCGGGAGCCAATTTTGGTGTATTTTGCTCTACACCAGGCATAGCAATATCACGTGTAATGCCCAGACCTCAAGCAGCCTATATGGTTATGACCGGATTACCGTTAACCGCCCAAGAGGCATTTAGTGCAG GCTTGGTTAGCCGTGTGGTACCTGAGAATGAATTGGATTCTGAGGTTGGACGCATAACCGATGCCATCAAACATAAAAGTCGTTCTGTTATTGCATTGGGCAAAGAGTTTTACTATAAACAACTGAATTTATCTGTAGAAGAAGCCTACAGACTGGGTGCTCAA AAAATGACTGAAAATCTGAGTCTGAGCGATTCTCAAGAAGGTCTTCGTAGTTTTGTGGAAAAACGTAAACCTCAATGGAAACATGAATAA
- the LOC106084333 gene encoding enoyl-CoA hydratase domain-containing protein 3, mitochondrial isoform X1 yields the protein MLSHRFLLNRTSLSAIANNLCAFKSAMSMSNFKMSNSSAPTQRHTSQYCQISESDGIREICLNEPKTRNTLSLGMMKEILSALTQSWDDKQLRCIVISSTGPIWSSGHDLKELLPERGEDQQKAIFDKLTEIIFSIRKAPVPVMAKVNGTVAAGGVQLVASCDIVICSDKSSFITPSANFGIFASTPAIAMSRIMSHSKCLDMLMTGHPITARDAYIQGMVSRVVPESELDNEIVKITNAIKEKSRAVLALGKEFFYKQLELSIEEAYKLGSLKMTENLKLSDSQEGVKSFMEKRKPVWSHL from the exons ATGCTAAGTCATCGGTTTTTATTAAATAGG ACATCATTAAGTGCTATAGCCAACAATTTATGTGCCTTTAAGTCTGCAATGTCAATGTCAAACTTCAAAATGTCCAATAGCTCTGCGCCAACTCAACGTCACACATCCCAATATTGTCAAATTTCGGAATCGGATGGCATTCGTGAAATTTGTCTAAATGAACCTAAAACTCGAAACACCCTATCTCTGGGCATgatgaaagaaattttgagtGCCTTAACTCAGTCTTGGGATGATAAGCAACTGCGTTGTATTGTAATATCATCAACGGGCCCTATTTGGTCATCGGGACATGATCTTAAGGAATTGTTACCGGAAAGGGGAGAAGATCAACAAAAGGCAATATTTGATAAACTTACCGAAATTATATTTAGCATACGCAAAGCTCCTGTACCAGTGATGGCAAAAGTGAATGGCACTGTTGCCGCTGGTGGTGTTCAATTAGTGGCATCTTGTGACATAGTTATCTGTTCCGACAAGAGTTCCTTTATAACACCTAG CGCTAATTTTGGTATATTTGCCTCAACACCTGCAATTGCTATGTCACGCATTATGTCACATTCTAAATGTTTGGATATGTTAATGACGGGCCATCCAATAACTGCCAGAGATGCTTATATACAAGGCATGGTGAGCCGTGTTGTTCCCGAAAGTGAATTAGACAATGAGATTGTAAAAATAACAAATGCTATCAAAGAAAAGAGTCGCGCAGTTCTGGCATTGGGTAAAGAGTTCTTCTATAAGCAATTAGAGTTATCAATTGAAGAGGCCTATAAGCTAGGTTCCTtg aaaatgaCTGAAAATCT TAAGCTGAGTGATTCACAAGAAGGTGTAAAAAGTTTCATGGAAAAACGTAAGCCGGTATGGTCCCATCTCTGA
- the LOC131997614 gene encoding uncharacterized protein LOC131997614 isoform X1, which produces MVSINTLLQRHPKSKIANIHPIAQFVHSPKDVSPWLGNIRTLVYLPTTALNTHTHPPFEMNLRYNMGTRQKSFGPLQRSPLKLSINHKIQFKSKFSSNSFRSSYATVYHKTTAVLQLVPYCYRDPWDLIPLLSITGSYPKYVITDGVSDLQLRLHKQLIKIGNSTHNRCLYCPLLLIGNWDRDCCLRTVLHGDYIKLCKSLPCRTHRS; this is translated from the exons ATGGTAAGTATTAACACCCTTTTACAGCGCCACCCtaaatcaaaaattgcaaatatacaCCCCATTGCACAATTTGTGCACTCGCCCAAGGATGTAAGCCCATGGCTTGGAAATATACGCACACTTGTATATTTGCCCACTACTGCcttgaacacacacacacacccaccatTCGAGATGAACCTGAGGTATAATATGGGCACGAGGCAAAAATCATTCGGACCTCTGCAACGATCACCACTTAAGTTAAGTATAAATCATAAAATACAATTCAAATCTAAATTCTCTTCTAATTCATTTAGGTCATCTTATGCTACAGTTTACCACAAGACGACGGCTGTTCTACAGCTTGTTCCTTACTGCTATAGAGATCCCTGGGACTTAATTCCTCTGCTATCTATCACAG GTTCGTATCCAAAATATGTTATCACGGATGGGGTTAGTGACTTACAGCTGCGGCTTCATAAACAGTTGATAAAAATTGGCAATTCCACACATAACAG gtGTCTATATTGTCCATTGCTGTTGATTGGTAATTGGGATCGTGACTGCTGCCTTCGGACTGTGCTCCATGGCGACTACATAAAGCTTTGCAAGTCTTTACCATGTAGGACTCACAGGAGCTAG
- the LOC131997614 gene encoding uncharacterized protein LOC131997614 isoform X3 produces MKRLANRKKNLKKRKPTSWTCELATAASLESMSHAICGLTLWCAQDKRTGSYPKYVITDGVSDLQLRLHKQLIKIGNSTHNRCLYCPLLLIGNWDRDCCLRTVLHGDYIKLCKSLPCRTHRS; encoded by the exons ATGAAACGCCttgcaaatcggaaaaaaaatttaaaaaaaag GAAACCCACGTCATGGACCTGCGAACTCGCAACGGCTGCCTCGCTTGAGAGCATGAGCCATGCCATTTGTGGTCTAACGCTGTGGTGTGCCCAAGATAAACGAACTG GTTCGTATCCAAAATATGTTATCACGGATGGGGTTAGTGACTTACAGCTGCGGCTTCATAAACAGTTGATAAAAATTGGCAATTCCACACATAACAG gtGTCTATATTGTCCATTGCTGTTGATTGGTAATTGGGATCGTGACTGCTGCCTTCGGACTGTGCTCCATGGCGACTACATAAAGCTTTGCAAGTCTTTACCATGTAGGACTCACAGGAGCTAG
- the LOC131997614 gene encoding uncharacterized protein LOC131997614 isoform X2 yields MVSINTLLQRHPKSKIANIHPIAQFVHSPKDVSPWLGNIRTLVYLPTTALNTHTHPPFEMNLRYNMGTRQKSFGPLQRSPLKSSYATVYHKTTAVLQLVPYCYRDPWDLIPLLSITGSYPKYVITDGVSDLQLRLHKQLIKIGNSTHNRCLYCPLLLIGNWDRDCCLRTVLHGDYIKLCKSLPCRTHRS; encoded by the exons ATGGTAAGTATTAACACCCTTTTACAGCGCCACCCtaaatcaaaaattgcaaatatacaCCCCATTGCACAATTTGTGCACTCGCCCAAGGATGTAAGCCCATGGCTTGGAAATATACGCACACTTGTATATTTGCCCACTACTGCcttgaacacacacacacacccaccatTCGAGATGAACCTGAGGTATAATATGGGCACGAGGCAAAAATCATTCGGACCTCTGCAACGATCACCACTTAA GTCATCTTATGCTACAGTTTACCACAAGACGACGGCTGTTCTACAGCTTGTTCCTTACTGCTATAGAGATCCCTGGGACTTAATTCCTCTGCTATCTATCACAG GTTCGTATCCAAAATATGTTATCACGGATGGGGTTAGTGACTTACAGCTGCGGCTTCATAAACAGTTGATAAAAATTGGCAATTCCACACATAACAG gtGTCTATATTGTCCATTGCTGTTGATTGGTAATTGGGATCGTGACTGCTGCCTTCGGACTGTGCTCCATGGCGACTACATAAAGCTTTGCAAGTCTTTACCATGTAGGACTCACAGGAGCTAG
- the LOC106084329 gene encoding sphingosine-1-phosphate lyase has protein sequence MRPFSGGSGGGTMECGKLVTEHINRMFANREPWQVATITATAVLSSVWLWSFINQDESIYVRGKRQFFRYLKKVPAVRRKIESELSKAEGDFRENITKLTQSLKYCKELPENGFSSEEILKMMDEHLAQGNYDWRNGRVSGSVYGYRPELAELVTEVYGRASYTNPLHPDVFPGICKMEAEVVRMAISLFQGNEKCCGTMTTGGTESIIMACKAYRDYAREHKGITRPNMVVPRTIHAAFDKAGQYFKIHVRYVDVDPVTLEVDLKAMKRAINSNTILLGGSAPNFPYGTIDDIEAIAAMGLKYDIPVHVDACLGSFVVALARNAGYSVKPFNFKVKGVTSISADTHKYGLAPKGSSLVLYSDVKYLNHQYTVTTDWPGGVYGSPTVNGSRAGGVIATCWATMMHFGYNGYLETTKSILDTTRHIEQALRKIDGIFIYGKPETSVVAMGSHVFDIYRLSGALCDMGWNLNALQFPSGVHICVTDLHTAPGVADKFITDVRTAVALIMKDPKEPVSGKMALYGMAQALPDRSIVGEVTRCYLNSIYYIPPQK, from the exons ATGAGACCTTTTTCTGGTGGCAGCGGTGGTGGAACCATGGAGTGCGGTAAATTAGTAACAGAACACATTAATCGTATGTTTGCCAATCGTGAACCTTGGCAGGTTGCCACAATAACAGCAACAGCTGTATTAAGTTCAGTGTGGCTGTGGAGTTTCATCAATCAGGATGAAA GTATTTATGTACGCGGCAAACGTCAATTCTTTCGTTATTTGAAAAAAGTACCCGCAGTTCGTcgtaaaattgaatcggaattATCCAAGGCTGAAGGTGATTTCAGGGAAAACATCACTAAACTCACCCAGTCATTAAAGTACTGCAAGGAATTGCCCGAAAATGGTTTCAGCAGtgaggaaattttgaaaatgatgGACGAACATCTGGCGCAGGGCAATTATGATTGGCGTAATGGTCGTGTTTCGGGCTCTGTCTATGGCTATAGGCCAGAATTGGCTGAATTAGTTACCGAAGTTTATGGTAGAGCATCCTATACAAATCCCTTGCATCCCGATGTTTTCCCAGGTATTTGTAAAATGGAAGCTGAGGTTGTGCGCATGGCCATTTCCCTATTTCAAGGCAATGAGAAATGTTGTGGCACG ATGACAACTGGCGGCACGGAATCCATTATAATGGCTTGCAAGGCCTATCGTGATTATGCTCGTGAACACAAAGGCATTACGCGGCCCAATATGGTAGTGCCCAGAACTATACATGCGGCTTTTGATAAGGCTggtcaatatttcaaaattcatgTTCGTTATGTAGATGTTGATCCTGTGACACTTGAAGTGGACTTGAAAGCCATGAAAAGAGCTATCAATAGCAACACAATTTTG CTTGGTGGCTCTGCTCCTAATTTCCCCTACGGTACCATTGATGATATTGAAGCTATTGCAGCTATGGGCTTAAAATATGATATTCCCGTCCATGTTGATGCTTGCTTGGGCAGTTTTGTGGTAGCGTTGGCTCGCAATGCTGGCTATTCAGTGAAGCCATTTAATTTTAAGGTTAAAGGCGTTACCAGTATTTCAGCAGATACACATAAA TATGGTTTGGCTCCCAAGGGCTCATCTTTAGTATTATATTCTGATGTCAAGTATTTGAATCATCAATATACTGTTACTACTGACTGGCCAGGCGGTGTTTATGGTTCACCCACTGTAAATGGTTCTAGAGCAGGTGGTGTTATTGCCACTTGTTGGGCTACAATGATGCATTTTGGTTACAATGGTTACTTGGAGACCACTAAAAGTATTTTGGACACAACTCGCCATATTGAACAAGC TTTAAGGAAAATTGATGGCATTTTTATTTATGGCAAACCAGAAACTTCTGTTGTTGCCATGGGTTCTCATGTGTTCGATATATATCGTTTGTCCGGTGCTCTTTGCGATATGGGTTGGAATTTGAATGCTTTGCAATTTCCTTCGGG AGTCCATATTTGCGTTACCGATTTGCATACTGCTCCCGGTGTTGCTGATAAATTTATTACCGATGTCCGCACGGCTGTTGCTTTAATTATGAAAGATCCTAAAGAGCCTGTTTCGGGTAAAATGGCTTTGTACGGCATGGCTCAAGCTCTTCCCGATCGTTCGATTGTGGGTGAAGTGACGCGTTGCTATCTAAACAGCATTTACTACATTCCGCCACAAAAGTAA